In one window of Miscanthus floridulus cultivar M001 chromosome 12, ASM1932011v1, whole genome shotgun sequence DNA:
- the LOC136495694 gene encoding uncharacterized protein, which translates to MAVPNYTYLKLKMLGLHGVITVGTSFQRAYKCEVECCGHTTAIVASEELAALKKEVSEEMPNMKKSIGSFESVEGFKEVLIDPSSLEGKTVCIGTTLSSK; encoded by the coding sequence atggccgtccccaactacacatacctcaaacTGAAGATGCTGGGCctacatggggtcatcaccgttggcacctccttccagcgggcctacaagtgcgaggtcgagtgctgcggccacaccacagcaatcgtcgcctccgaggaactcgccgccctcaagaaggaggtctccGAAGAAATGCCCAACATGAAGAAATCAATTGGGTCGTTCGAATCGGTAGAGGGcttcaaggaggtcctcatagaccctagcagcttagagggtaaaacggtatgcattggtaccacactctcctccaaatag